A stretch of Polypterus senegalus isolate Bchr_013 chromosome 3, ASM1683550v1, whole genome shotgun sequence DNA encodes these proteins:
- the LOC120526600 gene encoding piggyBac transposable element-derived protein 4-like, with amino-acid sequence MKKFIGILMLMGIIRKPDIEMYWSTDPMYETPIFATIMKRNRFSLLLKFFHLNDNSNEPDKKDPNCDHLFKLRPLIDHLFETFQLPYVPRLSVAVDESLLLWKSRLQFQQYLPLKRARFGIKMFCLPENSGYIYRFRVYAGKEDPMSSISAVLPDECKDFGLSEKIVVYLALPLLDNGYTIWMDNWYSSCRLFHYFHHRKTTAYGTICSNRVPPEVCNSAPAPGQHIAYRSGPLLGLKFRDKKDVHMLTTQHNESVQEAPRRRGRPSPTDVRYKPQCIIEYNRNMGAVDKQDQVLEPYSAARKTMKWYKKLSVHLLQMAMLNAHILYQRNGGTKTFLQFEHDVIADFMFSGEEQHADRVEAVVRLTECHFPDKLEPTTTWTKPQARCRVCSKKGRRRDVKTFCSKCPSNPGLCAVPYFGLWHSKLKYWE; translated from the coding sequence ATGAAAAAATTCATTGGGATTTTGATGTTGATGGGAATAATCAGAAAACCAGATATTGAGATGTACTGGTCTACAGATCCCATGTATGAAACACCTATTTTTGCAACTATCATGAAACGTAACCGATTCTCTTTGctgctgaaattctttcatttgaatgACAACAGCAATGAGCCAGATAAGAAAGATCCAAACTGTGACCACTTGTTCAAGTTACGTCCTTTGATTGAccatttatttgaaacatttcagttGCCCTACGTACCACGCCTGTCAGTTGCAGTTGATGAAAGTTTATTGTTGTGGAAGAGCCGCTTACAGTTTCAACAGTATCTACCATTGAAAAGGGCACGGTTTGGTATCAAGATGTTTTGCTTACCTGAGAATTCAGGTTACATTTATAGATTTCGTGTATACGCTGGCAAAGAGGATCCTatgagtagtatttcagcagtgttgCCAGACGAATGTAAGGACTTTGGACTTTCAGAGAAAATTGTTGTGTACCTTGCCCTACCACTATTGGACAATGGGTACACCATTTGGATGGATAACTGGTACTCCAGTTGTAGGCTGTTCCATTACTTTCATCATCGTAAAACTACAGCATACGGCACAATTTGTTCTAACAGGGTCCCTCCAGAAGTTTGCAATTCAGCGCCAGCACCGGGTCAGCACATTGCATACCGCAGTGGCCCATTGCTGGGCCTGAAATTTCGAGACAAGAAAGATGTTCACATGCTAACAACTCAGCACAATGAGTCTGTGCAGGAGGCTCCCCGCAGAAGAGGACGCCCATCACCTACTGATGTCCGTTACAAGCCACAATGCATCATTGAATATAACAGGAACATGGGTGCTGTTGACAAGCAGGACCAAGTATTGGAACCCTATTCAGCTGCAAGAAAAACTATGAAGTGGTATAAAAAGTTATCAGTTCATCTGCTCCAAATGGCAATGCTGAATGCTCACATTCTATACCAGAGAAATGGAggcacaaaaacatttctgcagttTGAACATGACGTCATTGCAGACTTCATGTTCTCTGGTGAGGAACAACATGCAGATAGAGTAGAAGCAGTGGtgaggctcacagaatgtcactTTCCGGACAAACTTGAACCAACAACAACTTGGACCAAGCCACAGGCACGCTGTCGTGTATGTTCAAAGAAGGGTCGACGTAGAGACGTCAAGACCTTCTGCTCAAAGTGTCCCAGCAATCCAGGACTTTGTGCAGTTCCCTACTTTGGCCTGTGGCACAGCAAACTCAAGTACTGGGAATGA